From Proteiniborus sp. MB09-C3, the proteins below share one genomic window:
- a CDS encoding sigma 54-interacting transcriptional regulator: protein MNGKQGDNQIQKGNQYNQILEKNVRAMDEDTILTEYLISMMNKIFDPLPVPFILLDKDTKIRMINQVFADFLGFPKEEIIGKPVLQVDKYSRFPYVFKTKKPEIAWKHTFENGHTAIVHRLIVSDENGEVKYAVGMVLFEDLEQFKRIVEKNRLLETELHLYKNQLKEMHGAKYSWDTIIGNSEKMAHAKFIGKRASSSNSNVLILGESGTGKELFAHAIHNGSVRSFSPFVKINSAAIPSELLESELFGYEDGAFTGAKKGGKIGKFELANSGSIFLDEIGDMPLKMQAKLLRVLQEKEFERVGGNSIVKVDVRVIAATNKDLKKLIEEGKFREDLYYRLNVMTLEIPPLRERYGDIEELVTMLLKKLSNQLGRYVSNISDKAKEYLIGHNWPGNVRELENVLERAINLTDSDTILPIHLPVYLTQSAKRVSDGPIRPLKDVIEDTEKEAIVRCLEYTDGNKLKTAKLLNISRSSLYDKMERYGIS from the coding sequence ATGAACGGTAAGCAAGGAGATAATCAAATTCAAAAAGGAAATCAATATAATCAAATCCTAGAGAAAAATGTTAGAGCAATGGATGAAGATACGATACTAACCGAATATTTGATTTCTATGATGAATAAAATATTTGATCCCCTTCCTGTACCTTTTATTTTGTTGGACAAGGATACTAAAATTAGAATGATCAATCAAGTATTTGCTGATTTTCTTGGTTTTCCTAAGGAAGAGATAATAGGTAAGCCAGTATTGCAGGTGGACAAGTATTCCAGATTTCCTTATGTATTTAAAACTAAAAAGCCAGAAATAGCTTGGAAACATACATTTGAAAACGGTCATACTGCAATAGTACATAGGTTAATTGTTTCTGATGAAAATGGTGAAGTAAAATATGCAGTTGGAATGGTGCTCTTTGAAGACCTTGAGCAGTTTAAGAGAATAGTTGAAAAAAATAGACTGCTAGAAACGGAGCTCCATCTATATAAAAATCAGCTAAAGGAAATGCATGGAGCAAAATATTCCTGGGACACTATAATTGGAAACAGCGAAAAGATGGCTCACGCAAAATTTATTGGGAAAAGGGCTTCAAGCTCAAATTCGAATGTTTTGATCCTAGGAGAAAGCGGGACTGGAAAAGAGCTATTTGCTCATGCAATACATAACGGCAGTGTGAGAAGTTTTTCTCCATTTGTAAAGATTAATAGTGCAGCTATACCATCAGAGCTACTTGAATCAGAATTGTTTGGATATGAGGATGGGGCATTCACTGGTGCTAAAAAAGGTGGTAAAATTGGTAAGTTTGAGTTGGCAAACAGTGGCAGTATCTTCCTGGATGAAATTGGAGATATGCCACTTAAAATGCAGGCAAAGCTGTTAAGAGTGTTACAAGAAAAAGAATTTGAAAGAGTTGGTGGCAATAGTATTGTCAAGGTTGATGTTAGAGTCATTGCAGCTACCAACAAGGACTTAAAAAAGCTAATAGAAGAAGGAAAGTTTAGAGAAGATTTATATTATAGGCTAAATGTCATGACTTTAGAGATACCACCTTTAAGGGAAAGATATGGAGATATAGAGGAACTTGTGACAATGCTGCTTAAAAAGCTTTCAAACCAGCTTGGAAGGTATGTTTCTAATATATCTGATAAAGCTAAGGAATACCTTATTGGACACAATTGGCCAGGAAATGTAAGAGAGCTAGAGAATGTATTGGAAAGAGCGATAAATCTTACCGATTCAGATACTATATTGCCTATTCATCTTCCTGTATATTTGACTCAAAGCGCCAAAAGAGTGTCAGATGGTCCTATAAGGCCATTAAAAGATGTAATAGAGGATACAGAAAAAGAAGCTATTGTAAGATGTTTAGAGTATACGGATGGTAACAAGCTGAAAACAGCTAAACTTCTAAATATCAGTCGTTCAAGTTTATATGATAAGATGGAGAGATATGGAATATCTTAA
- a CDS encoding MaoC family dehydratase, with translation MKGKTISEIKLGDKAFFEKTISETDVYMYAGITGDLNPAHINEEYAKDTMFKGRIAHGMLTAGLVSAVLGMRLPGPGTIYLKQELKFTAPVRMGDTIKAEVEVSEMITEKNRIILRTTCTNQNGDIVLDGMATVMPPR, from the coding sequence ATGAAAGGTAAAACTATAAGTGAAATTAAGTTAGGAGACAAGGCTTTTTTTGAAAAAACGATTTCAGAAACTGACGTGTACATGTATGCAGGTATTACAGGAGATTTAAACCCAGCTCACATTAATGAAGAATATGCAAAAGATACAATGTTTAAAGGAAGGATAGCACATGGGATGCTGACTGCTGGTCTAGTATCTGCTGTATTAGGAATGAGGCTTCCAGGACCTGGTACTATATACTTAAAGCAAGAACTTAAATTTACAGCTCCAGTTAGAATGGGAGACACAATTAAAGCAGAAGTCGAAGTTTCTGAGATGATAACAGAAAAGAACAGGATAATTTTAAGGACTACCTGCACAAATCAGAATGGAGATATAGTGCTCGATGGTATGGCTACAGTAATGCCTCCTAGGTAA
- a CDS encoding alpha/beta hydrolase, which produces MSEIMLNLIELPNGEAMSYRKTGKGSKIIILVHGNMSTSKHWDTVMENMPEEYTVYAIDLRGFGASTYNTRVNSLRDFSEDLKLFADAMGLNEFYLAGWSTGGGVAMYFAIDYPTYVKKLILVESVGIKGYPIFKKDAAGNPIIGQFLKTKEEIESDPVQVVPILNAYRDRNKAFLKAVWDSSIYVSAKPTEERYEEYLEAMLTQRNLVDIDYSLVHFNISDEHNGVVEGSGEVHKIKAPTLVIQGKNDLIVPMSMGIGIADGIGENVKLELLDGGGHSPITDDLDRFMNLILTFMN; this is translated from the coding sequence ATGTCTGAGATTATGCTAAATTTAATTGAATTACCAAATGGTGAAGCCATGAGTTACAGAAAAACAGGTAAGGGCAGCAAAATTATTATATTAGTTCACGGTAATATGTCTACATCAAAGCATTGGGATACAGTTATGGAGAACATGCCCGAGGAATATACCGTTTATGCCATAGACCTGAGAGGTTTTGGAGCTTCGACCTATAATACTAGAGTAAATTCATTAAGAGATTTTTCAGAAGATCTTAAGCTATTTGCAGATGCCATGGGACTTAATGAGTTTTATTTAGCAGGCTGGTCTACAGGCGGTGGAGTAGCTATGTATTTTGCCATAGATTATCCTACATATGTCAAAAAACTGATATTAGTTGAATCTGTAGGAATAAAGGGATATCCAATATTTAAGAAAGATGCTGCTGGTAATCCTATTATTGGCCAATTCTTAAAGACTAAAGAAGAGATTGAATCTGACCCAGTACAAGTAGTACCTATATTGAATGCATATAGAGATAGAAACAAGGCTTTCCTTAAAGCTGTATGGGATTCATCAATATATGTATCCGCAAAGCCTACAGAAGAAAGATACGAAGAGTACTTAGAAGCTATGCTTACTCAAAGAAACTTAGTAGATATAGACTATTCCTTAGTTCATTTTAACATATCAGATGAACATAACGGAGTAGTGGAAGGTTCAGGAGAAGTTCATAAGATTAAGGCTCCTACACTGGTTATACAAGGCAAAAATGATTTAATAGTACCTATGTCTATGGGTATAGGAATAGCTGATGGCATAGGGGAAAACGTTAAACTAGAATTATTAGATGGAGGAGGCCATTCTCCTATAACGGATGATCTGGATAGATTTATGAATTTAATTTTGACCTTTATGAATTAG
- a CDS encoding methyl-accepting chemotaxis protein, with protein MSNLLDSFVAVAPYINRLTNTDFAVSVCDVEKCLIYIPSEKQDHKIKNGSPHVKGSVSYESIITGKKVVRRVGSEVFGFPYIAIAIPIFDEFGKIAGSVGFFEAVDRQDLLLVLADNLHDAMQQMVSITEVISDNSLKLKDVGKNLSFITNESLQRVEDTENILGFIRTISNKTNMLGLNAFIEAARIGKEGNGFKVVAEEVRNLADETSAYIKNADKIIEELREATSQITERLDELLNISSHQIEINNYINSLVKELNERAEKLREKAQLLTE; from the coding sequence ATGAGCAATCTTTTAGATAGTTTTGTAGCTGTTGCTCCCTATATAAATAGACTTACTAATACTGATTTTGCTGTTTCTGTTTGTGACGTTGAGAAATGTTTGATATATATACCAAGTGAAAAGCAAGATCATAAAATAAAGAATGGTTCGCCCCATGTAAAGGGTTCAGTATCTTATGAAAGTATTATTACTGGCAAAAAGGTTGTTAGGAGAGTTGGAAGTGAAGTATTTGGATTCCCTTATATTGCAATCGCTATTCCGATTTTTGACGAATTTGGAAAGATAGCAGGCTCTGTTGGCTTCTTCGAGGCTGTAGATAGGCAGGATTTGCTGTTGGTACTAGCAGACAACCTTCATGATGCAATGCAGCAAATGGTATCTATTACTGAAGTCATATCTGACAACTCATTAAAGCTTAAAGATGTGGGTAAAAACCTTAGCTTTATCACAAATGAATCATTGCAAAGAGTAGAAGATACTGAAAACATATTGGGATTTATCAGAACTATTTCAAACAAAACAAATATGTTGGGGCTAAACGCTTTTATAGAAGCAGCAAGGATTGGAAAAGAAGGCAACGGTTTTAAAGTAGTTGCAGAAGAAGTTAGAAATCTTGCCGATGAGACTAGTGCATATATTAAAAATGCAGACAAAATAATAGAGGAGCTTAGAGAAGCTACTAGCCAAATTACAGAAAGACTTGATGAGCTTTTAAATATTTCATCTCATCAAATAGAAATAAATAATTATATAAATAGTCTAGTTAAGGAATTAAATGAAAGAGCAGAAAAGCTGAGAGAAAAAGCACAGCTACTAACTGAATAA
- a CDS encoding 3-oxoacyl-ACP synthase, producing the protein MLNTKANVGIVGTGMYIPEGRMTAKEISEATKGYWTEEAVINKLGIIEKPIPGKNDGTQEMGVRAGLDAIKRTGIDPKEIDLIICMGEEWKEYPLTTSGIYIQEKIGATNAWAIDVQQRCCTTVAAMKIAKDMILADEDINTAMVVGGYRNGDFVDYTDKDMSMMYNLSAGGGAIILKKNYNKNLLLGTHIMTDGTMARDAGVEFGGTEKPITCENIGEAYKSLRLFDAKHMKDRLNEVSMSNWYHCIDRAFEKSGISKDQLGYLAVLHFKYSQHKGMVESLGLTEDQSVYLSNYGHMGQVDQILSLHLALEQGKIENGTVISMIAAGIGYAWAANVIKWGK; encoded by the coding sequence ATGTTAAATACTAAAGCAAATGTAGGAATTGTTGGAACTGGTATGTACATTCCTGAAGGAAGAATGACAGCTAAGGAAATCTCAGAAGCTACTAAAGGCTACTGGACAGAGGAAGCCGTCATAAATAAATTAGGGATTATTGAGAAGCCAATACCAGGGAAAAATGATGGAACACAAGAGATGGGAGTAAGGGCAGGACTTGATGCAATTAAGAGAACTGGAATTGATCCAAAGGAAATAGATTTAATCATATGTATGGGAGAGGAATGGAAGGAATATCCTCTAACAACATCCGGGATCTACATTCAGGAGAAAATAGGAGCTACAAATGCATGGGCTATAGATGTTCAGCAAAGATGCTGTACTACTGTTGCAGCTATGAAAATAGCTAAGGATATGATTCTTGCAGATGAAGATATAAACACTGCAATGGTCGTAGGCGGCTATAGAAATGGAGACTTTGTAGATTATACTGACAAGGACATGTCAATGATGTATAACCTTTCTGCAGGTGGTGGAGCTATAATATTAAAGAAAAACTACAATAAAAACCTATTGCTTGGTACCCATATAATGACTGATGGAACTATGGCAAGAGATGCAGGAGTAGAGTTTGGAGGAACTGAAAAGCCAATTACTTGCGAAAATATTGGAGAAGCATATAAATCATTAAGACTTTTTGATGCAAAGCATATGAAAGACAGATTAAATGAAGTTTCTATGAGTAACTGGTATCATTGTATAGACAGAGCCTTTGAAAAATCAGGAATATCTAAAGACCAGTTAGGTTATTTAGCAGTATTGCATTTTAAATATTCACAACATAAGGGAATGGTAGAATCTCTTGGCTTAACTGAGGATCAATCAGTATATCTCTCTAATTATGGGCATATGGGTCAAGTAGACCAAATACTATCACTTCACTTAGCATTAGAGCAAGGAAAGATTGAAAATGGAACTGTAATATCAATGATAGCTGCAGGGATTGGATATGCATGGGCGGCAAACGTTATCAAATGGGGTAAATAG